In Victivallaceae bacterium, a single window of DNA contains:
- a CDS encoding ATP synthase subunit C — protein MVNLTVVGPSILLGLAMIGSAIGCGMAGVASHGVMSRIDEGHGKIIGMSAMPSSQSIYGFILMLLMMGAIKDGSLSSAGSIAMAVSVGSALLISAVMQGQCCVSGIQAYARSPAIYGKCFAAIGIVESFALFAFVFALLLL, from the coding sequence ATGGTTAATTTGACTGTTGTTGGTCCCTCTATATTACTGGGATTGGCAATGATAGGTAGTGCCATCGGATGTGGAATGGCCGGCGTTGCTTCTCATGGTGTTATGTCGAGGATTGATGAAGGACACGGTAAGATTATAGGTATGTCTGCTATGCCTTCTTCCCAGTCTATTTATGGGTTTATCCTAATGTTACTTATGATGGGGGCTATTAAAGACGGTTCATTGTCTTCTGCCGGATCCATTGCAATGGCTGTAAGTGTGGGATCGGCTTTATTGATTTCTGCCGTTATGCAAGGACAATGTTGTGTAAGCGGAATACAAGCTTATGCCCGATCTCCGGCAATTTACGGAAAGTGTTTTGCTGCTATAGGTATTGTTGAGTCTTTTGCTTTATTTGCATTTGTGTTCGCATTGTTACTTTTATAG
- the pknD gene encoding serine/threonine-protein kinase PknD has product MVSNTYRIIKRIGKGGMGEVFLVYDPVCDRRIALKKVRTNVKNPNRLKQCFLREAKIASRLVHPGVIPIYSICEDLDNTYYTMPYVEGRSLKEVFKQVWGQNFETCKKENGEYSSISELTRIFYSICHTMEYAHSKGVLHRDLKPDNILIGLYGEVIILDWGVATFISSDESFSDGTCFYGEKTLLGKIAGTPNYMPPERLRGNLANEQGDIYALGVVLYQMLALQFPFHRTVKSVRQFRDPLYTEFFLSPEEVAPYRDIPMELSKIAMKALAPNPLDRYKSVKEIIADISSYMEGNPVWSFKTKLLIDQPDCWEIRENVLFTGHLAITGMNNHFNWLGMAISKDFFSEDIKLETYLDPSSLISGVGFLFSVPEKEERKHLSEGYCLWLQSEENCLQVYLFKNSIEIIRSGKIFLDDSIQYYPVIEKRHNKLSFYMDGRLLLTYISHLPDIGGHIGLLFREPELINREINIFESSHNLYVSCLAVPNAFLANKNYDKALSLYKRISVSFPGRMESREAMFCAGLTLLEKGKHSQCPRIFDKSCAEALEIFSLLHTVSGGPLEYLGKTIVYQMTGEIEEEVKCLELGIRRYSEHPLVSRLKEHLVYRLYESAEYDRKSAYFFLLTVLKLGLEQSEGCFDLFTDLTRHWEIPPLDVNDKYFTALGLTYWLSSGNGLSYYFNVVLKDQDLTGFRDVMYAIYDLGYDPNILLRGSVLFDYKGTEYDNLICNCRSFLDALDFMTSGSFQEAEKILKEENFSEADLVRLISFFTDRLWISGSDYPLEILLEFLYSKFQPSTFKSKILPKIITIQLLRKNYDSLLKLFDSYAPEELVNDFSEIFTLYGCWLAMTEGEESAIIHFSGITDKIFPKSFVLLAYSLSRDPGFSEEKLFVKEQQTLYMHQHLYYSCLDYTDKAREALLKLQNLRRNF; this is encoded by the coding sequence TTGGTTAGCAACACATACCGTATCATAAAACGGATCGGTAAGGGAGGTATGGGAGAAGTTTTCCTTGTCTATGATCCCGTTTGCGATAGAAGGATTGCGTTAAAAAAAGTTCGTACGAATGTTAAAAATCCGAACCGATTAAAACAATGCTTTTTAAGAGAAGCTAAGATAGCTTCTCGTCTGGTTCATCCGGGGGTAATCCCGATTTACTCTATTTGTGAAGATCTTGATAATACTTATTATACCATGCCCTATGTAGAGGGGCGTTCTCTTAAGGAAGTGTTTAAACAGGTCTGGGGACAAAATTTCGAGACATGCAAAAAAGAAAATGGAGAATATAGTTCTATATCCGAGTTGACACGTATTTTTTATAGTATATGTCATACTATGGAATACGCTCATTCCAAAGGCGTCCTCCATAGAGATCTCAAACCCGATAACATTTTAATAGGGCTTTACGGGGAAGTCATTATACTCGACTGGGGAGTTGCTACTTTTATTTCTTCAGACGAGAGTTTTTCGGATGGTACTTGTTTTTATGGGGAAAAAACTCTCTTGGGGAAGATTGCCGGAACGCCTAATTATATGCCGCCGGAACGTTTGAGAGGGAACCTTGCCAATGAACAGGGAGATATTTATGCTCTAGGCGTGGTGTTGTATCAGATGTTGGCCTTACAATTTCCTTTTCACAGAACCGTAAAATCCGTGAGACAATTTAGGGATCCTTTGTATACGGAGTTTTTTTTATCTCCTGAAGAAGTGGCTCCCTATCGAGATATTCCTATGGAATTATCTAAGATTGCCATGAAGGCTTTAGCTCCTAATCCCCTTGATCGTTACAAATCGGTAAAAGAAATCATAGCAGATATATCCTCCTATATGGAAGGTAATCCGGTCTGGTCTTTCAAAACCAAACTATTGATTGATCAACCCGATTGTTGGGAAATAAGAGAAAATGTTTTATTCACGGGACACTTAGCCATCACCGGTATGAATAATCATTTCAATTGGTTGGGGATGGCTATTTCAAAGGATTTTTTCTCCGAAGATATTAAACTGGAAACTTATTTAGATCCGTCTTCGTTAATATCCGGTGTCGGTTTTTTGTTCTCGGTCCCGGAAAAAGAAGAAAGAAAACATTTGTCTGAGGGGTACTGTCTTTGGTTACAATCCGAAGAAAATTGTCTTCAAGTTTATCTTTTCAAAAACTCCATAGAAATCATTCGGTCGGGTAAGATTTTTTTAGACGATTCCATTCAATATTATCCGGTGATAGAAAAAAGACATAATAAATTATCTTTTTATATGGATGGTCGGTTGTTATTGACGTATATCAGTCATCTTCCGGATATAGGCGGTCATATAGGATTATTATTTAGAGAACCGGAGCTAATTAATCGAGAGATCAATATTTTTGAAAGTAGTCATAATTTATATGTGAGTTGTTTAGCTGTTCCGAATGCTTTTTTGGCTAATAAAAACTATGATAAGGCGTTATCCTTGTACAAACGGATTTCCGTTTCTTTTCCCGGAAGAATGGAAAGTCGAGAGGCTATGTTTTGCGCAGGGTTAACCTTATTAGAAAAAGGCAAACATTCTCAATGCCCTCGAATATTTGATAAATCTTGTGCTGAAGCGCTTGAAATTTTTTCCTTGCTTCATACTGTTTCCGGGGGGCCTCTAGAGTATCTAGGGAAGACTATCGTTTATCAGATGACCGGAGAAATCGAAGAGGAAGTCAAGTGTCTCGAATTAGGTATTCGTCGTTATTCGGAACATCCTCTTGTTTCAAGGTTGAAAGAGCATTTGGTGTACAGACTTTATGAATCAGCTGAATATGATCGAAAATCGGCTTATTTTTTTTTACTGACGGTATTGAAATTGGGTTTGGAGCAAAGCGAGGGTTGCTTCGATCTATTTACGGATCTAACCCGTCATTGGGAGATTCCTCCTTTAGATGTCAATGATAAATATTTTACGGCTTTGGGTTTAACCTATTGGTTATCTTCGGGAAACGGTTTATCTTACTATTTTAACGTTGTTTTGAAGGATCAAGATCTCACTGGTTTTCGAGATGTTATGTATGCGATCTACGATCTGGGATACGACCCGAATATTTTGTTACGGGGCTCCGTTTTATTCGATTATAAGGGAACGGAATATGATAATTTGATTTGCAACTGTCGATCTTTTTTAGATGCTCTTGATTTTATGACTTCAGGATCTTTTCAAGAGGCGGAAAAGATTCTCAAGGAAGAGAATTTTTCAGAGGCAGACTTGGTACGGTTGATATCCTTTTTTACGGATCGTTTATGGATTTCAGGTTCGGATTATCCCTTAGAAATTTTATTGGAGTTTTTATATTCAAAATTTCAACCCTCAACGTTTAAGTCTAAAATTTTGCCTAAGATTATTACTATTCAACTGCTTCGTAAAAATTACGACAGTCTTTTGAAGCTTTTCGATTCGTATGCACCCGAGGAATTGGTAAACGACTTTTCCGAAATATTTACTTTGTATGGTTGTTGGTTGGCTATGACTGAGGGAGAAGAGTCGGCTATCATCCATTTTTCCGGAATTACTGATAAAATTTTCCCCAAATCTTTTGTTCTTTTGGCGTATTCACTCTCTCGGGATCCTGGATTTTCAGAAGAAAAACTTTTTGTCAAAGAACAACAAACTCTGTACATGCATCAACATCTCTATTACTCTTGTCTGGATTATACTGATAAAGCCCGAGAGGCATTGCTTAAGTTACAAAATTTGAGACGGAATTTTTGA
- a CDS encoding valine--tRNA ligase, which yields MSKSNLSKTYEHKEIEPILYRFWKENDFFKASSDTLKPTYSLIMPPPNVTGILHMGHALVNVMQDVLARYKRMLGYEVCWVPGTDHAGIATQSVVERHLRKLTGKKRTDFSREEFVAHIVDWKNRSQETILSQLEILGCSCDWSRLSFTLDNEASFAVKKAFKDFYDRGLIYQGDYLVNWDPVLLTALADDEVEYVEQEGYLYYFNYPISDGSGVITVATTRPETLFGDTAVAVAPEDERYAHLIGKELRVPFVNRLIPVIADHRIDPTFGTGAVKITPAHDKNDYRIAKDHNLGLINILTPEALLNEECGIFRGMSKDESVHLIIEELKKMGLFISKTPYRNRVGVSYRSNAVIEPYLSKQWFVNVKPFIPFLKQVVESGEIELFPKEIKRSYFNWINHLEDWCISRQLWWGHRIPVWYNLENPEEVICFPGEGIPPEAADEPEKWRQDPDVLDTWFSSGLWPLSCLGWPGDSKDLEKFYPTSVLVTGSDILFFWVARMILMCGDLKGIPFKHVFLHGLIYGRSYKKFEDDGSLVYITGAEKYEYDMGLKPVPANVSGKWEKLSKSKGNVIDPLEVIELYGCDALRMTLCACANRGSQIDLDYRLLEEFKNFSNKIWNGARFIFGHIENITIKDLAEGIDEALLDLEDLYILRTLNVLFEDIALGFDEYHFDKVSSLAYNFYRNDLCSNYIEIVKPVLFGKFGSDSLRKNKKKVLSVALIYSLGFMHPITPFITEELFLRLKDILGCTDEAVYSEDSYTVGAVNLLNSSALMTAPYPSRIITDKLDNPIIFTDFAEAMEFVYVLRRIRGEMNIPPQTYIRVYVVSANERLCKYFSLVKALAMVAEIDCIDVLPEKVFYVSGVFNEALIAVVVPDAVREKEKLRLEKEKERLENSIMKLSLLLNNADFLSKADGNLVKEKKNQLEKSEQELTNISQTLTSFF from the coding sequence ATGAGCAAAAGCAATTTATCGAAGACATATGAACACAAAGAAATCGAACCGATTTTGTATAGGTTCTGGAAAGAAAACGATTTTTTTAAGGCTTCTTCCGACACTTTGAAACCCACTTATTCTCTCATTATGCCACCGCCGAATGTGACAGGAATTCTGCATATGGGACATGCTCTTGTCAACGTAATGCAAGATGTTTTGGCTCGGTATAAGCGTATGCTCGGCTATGAGGTATGTTGGGTTCCGGGAACCGACCATGCCGGAATTGCCACTCAAAGCGTTGTAGAAAGGCATTTGCGTAAGTTGACCGGTAAAAAAAGGACGGATTTTTCAAGAGAAGAATTTGTGGCTCATATCGTCGATTGGAAAAATCGTAGTCAGGAGACCATTTTGTCTCAGCTTGAGATACTTGGGTGTTCTTGTGATTGGTCCAGACTATCTTTTACTTTGGATAACGAGGCCAGTTTTGCGGTTAAAAAAGCCTTTAAGGATTTTTATGATCGGGGATTGATTTATCAAGGCGATTATTTGGTTAATTGGGATCCTGTTTTGTTAACGGCCTTAGCCGACGATGAGGTTGAGTACGTCGAGCAAGAAGGTTATTTATATTATTTCAATTATCCGATTTCCGATGGGTCCGGCGTTATCACCGTTGCAACTACAAGGCCGGAAACTTTATTCGGAGATACGGCCGTGGCCGTAGCTCCTGAAGACGAAAGATATGCGCATTTGATAGGGAAAGAACTTAGAGTGCCGTTCGTTAATCGTTTGATCCCCGTAATTGCTGACCATCGTATAGATCCTACTTTCGGTACGGGAGCCGTTAAGATAACTCCTGCTCACGATAAGAATGACTATAGGATAGCCAAAGATCACAATCTTGGATTGATTAATATTTTAACTCCCGAAGCTCTTCTTAATGAAGAATGCGGTATATTTCGAGGGATGTCTAAGGATGAATCCGTTCATTTAATTATCGAAGAATTGAAAAAAATGGGGCTTTTCATATCTAAAACGCCTTATCGTAATCGAGTAGGTGTATCCTATCGCTCCAATGCTGTTATAGAACCTTATTTATCCAAACAATGGTTTGTTAACGTCAAACCTTTCATTCCTTTTTTGAAACAAGTCGTTGAATCGGGAGAAATTGAATTGTTCCCTAAAGAAATCAAACGATCTTATTTTAATTGGATCAATCATTTAGAGGATTGGTGCATCAGCAGACAACTCTGGTGGGGACATAGAATTCCTGTTTGGTATAATTTGGAAAATCCGGAAGAAGTTATATGTTTCCCAGGAGAAGGTATTCCTCCTGAAGCGGCTGACGAACCGGAAAAATGGCGTCAAGATCCGGATGTTCTCGATACCTGGTTTTCTTCCGGTCTTTGGCCTTTAAGTTGTTTAGGGTGGCCTGGCGACTCTAAAGATTTGGAAAAATTTTATCCGACTTCAGTATTAGTAACTGGGAGCGATATTTTGTTTTTCTGGGTAGCCAGAATGATTCTCATGTGCGGTGATTTAAAGGGTATCCCTTTCAAACACGTATTTCTTCACGGTTTGATTTACGGAAGATCTTATAAGAAGTTTGAAGACGACGGTTCATTGGTTTATATAACCGGGGCCGAAAAATATGAATACGATATGGGCTTGAAACCGGTTCCCGCTAACGTAAGTGGGAAATGGGAGAAGCTGTCGAAGTCCAAAGGAAACGTTATAGATCCTCTAGAGGTTATTGAACTTTACGGTTGCGATGCCTTGAGAATGACTCTGTGCGCCTGTGCTAATAGAGGTAGTCAAATTGATTTGGATTATAGGTTGTTGGAAGAGTTTAAAAATTTTTCTAATAAAATTTGGAACGGTGCCAGGTTTATTTTCGGACATATCGAGAATATAACCATAAAAGATCTGGCTGAAGGTATAGATGAAGCGCTTTTGGATTTAGAAGATTTATATATTCTTCGTACCTTGAATGTTCTTTTCGAAGATATTGCTTTGGGATTTGATGAATATCATTTCGATAAAGTCTCTTCTTTAGCCTATAACTTTTATCGCAATGACTTATGTTCTAATTATATCGAGATAGTAAAACCCGTTTTATTCGGAAAATTCGGTTCGGATTCATTAAGAAAAAATAAGAAGAAAGTTCTGTCGGTTGCTTTAATATATTCTTTAGGTTTTATGCATCCCATCACTCCTTTTATTACGGAAGAGTTGTTTTTGAGACTTAAGGACATTTTGGGTTGTACCGATGAAGCGGTCTATTCCGAAGATTCTTATACGGTCGGTGCCGTCAACCTTCTTAATTCTTCTGCACTTATGACGGCACCGTATCCTTCACGAATAATTACCGATAAACTGGATAATCCCATAATTTTTACCGATTTTGCCGAAGCTATGGAATTCGTTTATGTCTTAAGAAGGATTAGAGGTGAAATGAATATTCCTCCTCAGACATACATACGAGTTTATGTAGTCTCAGCAAACGAACGGTTGTGTAAATATTTTTCCTTAGTTAAGGCATTGGCAATGGTTGCCGAGATCGATTGCATAGATGTCCTTCCCGAAAAGGTTTTTTATGTATCCGGTGTTTTTAACGAAGCTTTAATTGCCGTAGTCGTTCCCGACGCAGTTCGTGAAAAAGAAAAGCTTCGTTTGGAAAAAGAGAAAGAACGTCTTGAAAATTCAATCATGAAATTAAGTCTGCTATTGAATAACGCCGATTTTTTAAGTAAAGCTGACGGAAATCTTGTTAAAGAAAAGAAAAATCAGCTAGAGAAATCAGAGCAGGAGTTAACGAACATTTCGCAAACGTTGACATCTTTTTTTTAG
- a CDS encoding ATP-binding cassette domain-containing protein yields MVNSIHNHSITLKKINNRNLKNLDLEFFSGEFIVLTGISGSGKSSLAFNTIYNEGRLNYLASVSSRLKAYFKNILRGEVESIEGLPPTIALSQQSIVYPKDSTVGTISGIDSLLKLLYTHAATFYDPKSKHSILIRNREHIMQKVLSFPQGTELKILFPLKILKKDIVDSLKNLGKQGFLIGKFQGVYLEIDKIAAEDIAEEEIVIEILVDSLKISLSNASDIKSSILRGLKKGNSRVNIIADDEELYFLQKFLSPFDDIQYMASENHPSQRKNFLLEARLFGKTFPELSDLTFLELKEFLKKTVFETNEEPVVVAVKESLLKRIHYLIELGLDYLSCRQSTDTLSKGETQRINLASAIGTGSTGLIYVLDEPSTGLHPKDTLGLIKTILALKHEGNTVIVVEHDNDIILSADRIIDMGPGSGNSGGRITFNGSVKEFLRISDSVTAKFLRKENEILIPKNRRISDRYIILKGAKTHNLQNVNLKIPLKSLTVVTGISGSGKSSLINDTLVPGVENVLKKRKEMMNRFDSIEVPEDIRRVVNIDCRFSNQNVRSTLVTFIKAFDNIRHLFASLPLSEKFGYSPAYFSFNLKEGACPVCLGLGINKSDFGTEELSIICNYCKGLRFSDEILTIRFQGKNIGEVLKMTVSEAMNFFSNQSSIQDKISQLCTVGLDYLELGRSLNTLSGGEVQRLKLASELLTPKQQHTLYILDEPTIGLHLYDIQNLVKIVNQLLIDHTVIIIEHNMHLVKTADLIIDMGPGRGSRGGRVIDSGTPEEIIKIASPTGQSLKKVFSDTMPQIKKYSKHNISVSDNITLLNAHKNNLKHINLSVPRNKITVVSGPCASGKHSFLMGTLYAQGMRFYAQTLPLKIRSSFYDDDDPCVSKITNLLPVIAVKKRNKHQNSENTLASLTGIDFYFHKLFVMLGVGYCPATGERIVNVTEEHIIDLLFREQKDSLITVAAPISFEKVKECIRKGFIKFLINDSIIVAEEITFEFKNSDKVAVIIDHFKVKKRSRVIKAIQEALSINPERILIHGTSRKHTFFMGYVAPSTGKKYPPIIPSLFSPDNYKSHCTECLGSGYGYKPDLLKNDSLTIRQILKYFSPFFPEILMQETFQGISIDKPLNQLSDKHLNYFLYGNGPSLSYDNQKLDWKGFSYSLSVLANRSPATIRKELRSIMSKTICNFCDGSGLNPFVRNIRVFQKTIIELMNMSVDELRLFITENISDSNDVDSDLKRELEDIERQLSKRLNIIQSFGMGYLQPKRHVKTLSDGESYKLRFGNKIINNLTGIIYLMEDPLSYFHPEEQKVLFDVLEDLKNKNNTIIISGNNKQLLLQADNKLCFGPEGGANGGYLMPSISSIKNKIIRTSSFERSQGKVQNLILQNFTKNNLKNISLSVPLQSLVSISGISGSGKSTLVFEGIRPQAEVIKDMELFEEIVEFQPQKHMISQKSDVGAYLRLTPKLKKFFSMLPNAKRLCLSEDYFNPRSKEGQCSVCQGKGYQTFDIEGIVSSRSICRECDGFGLNPIIQEVRYKNRHFGEMLTTSLEIIGKLLSFDSEFRELFKLISLFRLNDLYLGKNLCELSFGEYRKLQIVQFLNKYHGKQCLYLLDGISSELDEKDVFILTATLRNLVSKGNSVIFIDNNPDMIKASHFLVELGFKTKKQTGVLLYSGETDKIFEQNESVIKKYL; encoded by the coding sequence ATGGTCAATTCTATTCATAATCACTCCATAACTTTAAAAAAAATAAATAATCGTAATTTAAAAAATCTCGATCTGGAGTTTTTTTCCGGCGAATTCATTGTTCTCACCGGAATATCCGGATCCGGAAAATCCTCTCTTGCGTTTAATACAATCTACAATGAAGGTAGGCTTAACTATCTTGCATCGGTATCTTCCCGACTTAAAGCATATTTTAAAAATATTTTGCGCGGAGAAGTGGAAAGTATTGAAGGTCTACCTCCTACCATTGCTTTGAGTCAACAATCTATCGTGTATCCTAAGGATTCTACGGTGGGCACTATTTCCGGAATCGATTCTCTGCTGAAACTTTTATATACGCATGCAGCGACCTTTTATGATCCGAAATCGAAACATTCGATTCTCATTCGTAATCGTGAACATATCATGCAGAAAGTACTCTCTTTTCCGCAAGGAACCGAACTTAAGATCTTATTCCCCCTTAAAATCCTTAAAAAAGACATTGTAGACAGCTTGAAAAATCTAGGAAAACAAGGATTTCTAATCGGAAAATTTCAAGGCGTTTATCTTGAAATCGATAAGATAGCAGCCGAAGATATTGCGGAAGAAGAAATCGTGATAGAAATTTTAGTCGATTCCCTCAAAATATCTCTGAGTAATGCTTCAGACATCAAATCCTCTATACTTCGAGGACTTAAAAAGGGAAACAGCCGCGTTAATATAATCGCCGACGACGAAGAATTATATTTTCTTCAAAAATTTTTATCTCCATTCGATGATATCCAATATATGGCATCCGAAAATCACCCCTCTCAAAGAAAAAATTTTCTGCTTGAAGCACGGTTATTCGGAAAAACTTTCCCTGAATTATCCGATCTCACCTTTCTTGAATTAAAAGAATTTTTGAAAAAAACCGTCTTTGAAACGAATGAAGAGCCAGTTGTAGTAGCCGTTAAGGAATCTCTTTTAAAAAGAATACACTACCTGATCGAGCTCGGACTCGATTATTTAAGTTGTCGTCAAAGTACCGATACTCTTTCGAAAGGAGAAACGCAAAGAATAAATCTTGCCTCAGCAATCGGGACGGGTTCCACTGGACTAATCTATGTACTCGACGAACCTTCAACAGGACTTCATCCCAAAGATACCTTGGGATTGATTAAGACAATCCTAGCATTAAAACATGAAGGAAACACCGTCATTGTCGTAGAACACGACAATGATATTATCCTTTCTGCAGATAGAATTATAGACATGGGACCCGGATCCGGAAACTCCGGAGGAAGAATTACTTTTAACGGTTCCGTCAAAGAATTCTTACGAATCTCAGACTCCGTAACAGCCAAATTTTTAAGAAAAGAAAATGAAATCCTTATACCCAAAAATAGGAGAATTTCCGATCGGTATATCATTTTGAAAGGAGCCAAAACTCATAACCTGCAAAACGTTAACCTCAAAATTCCTTTAAAATCCTTAACCGTTGTTACAGGGATATCCGGATCCGGAAAATCTTCCCTTATTAATGACACACTAGTCCCCGGTGTGGAAAACGTCTTAAAAAAACGAAAAGAAATGATGAATCGTTTTGATTCAATCGAGGTTCCCGAAGATATTAGACGCGTCGTCAATATAGATTGCCGATTTTCTAATCAAAACGTCAGATCGACTCTCGTAACTTTTATTAAAGCATTCGATAATATCAGACACTTATTCGCCTCGCTTCCGCTTTCCGAAAAATTCGGTTATTCACCCGCTTACTTTAGTTTCAACTTAAAAGAAGGAGCTTGTCCTGTTTGTTTAGGGTTAGGCATAAACAAATCCGATTTTGGTACGGAAGAATTGTCGATTATCTGTAACTATTGTAAAGGTCTAAGATTTTCAGACGAAATTTTAACTATTCGGTTTCAGGGAAAAAATATCGGAGAAGTACTTAAAATGACCGTTTCCGAAGCTATGAATTTTTTTTCAAACCAATCTTCTATTCAGGACAAAATTTCTCAACTGTGCACGGTTGGACTGGATTATCTGGAATTGGGAAGATCATTAAATACACTCTCCGGAGGTGAAGTCCAAAGACTTAAGTTGGCTTCGGAGTTATTGACTCCGAAACAACAACATACTCTATACATCCTTGACGAGCCGACGATAGGCCTCCATCTTTATGACATTCAAAATCTCGTTAAGATCGTCAATCAATTGCTGATCGATCATACCGTAATCATTATCGAACACAATATGCATTTGGTAAAAACGGCCGATTTAATTATCGATATGGGGCCGGGAAGAGGCTCTCGAGGCGGTCGCGTTATCGATTCCGGAACTCCGGAAGAAATTATAAAAATTGCTTCTCCTACGGGACAATCTCTCAAAAAAGTATTTTCCGATACGATGCCTCAAATCAAAAAGTACTCCAAACACAATATAAGCGTTTCCGATAATATAACGCTCCTCAATGCACACAAAAACAACCTCAAGCATATAAACCTTTCCGTTCCCCGAAATAAGATAACCGTAGTTTCAGGCCCTTGCGCTTCGGGGAAACATTCTTTTCTTATGGGAACGTTATACGCCCAAGGTATGCGTTTTTATGCGCAAACCCTACCCCTAAAAATACGATCTTCATTTTATGACGATGACGATCCTTGCGTGTCTAAGATCACCAATCTCTTACCCGTCATAGCCGTCAAAAAACGAAATAAACATCAAAACTCGGAAAATACGTTAGCTTCCTTAACCGGGATAGATTTCTATTTTCACAAACTTTTTGTAATGCTCGGAGTCGGTTATTGTCCCGCTACCGGCGAACGAATCGTTAACGTAACGGAAGAACACATCATCGATTTATTATTCCGCGAACAAAAAGATTCACTGATTACCGTCGCAGCCCCCATTTCCTTTGAAAAGGTAAAAGAATGTATACGAAAAGGATTCATAAAATTTCTAATCAACGATTCTATAATTGTCGCTGAAGAAATCACTTTTGAATTCAAAAATTCGGATAAAGTAGCCGTTATAATCGATCATTTTAAAGTCAAAAAACGATCTCGAGTAATAAAAGCAATACAAGAAGCTTTATCGATCAATCCTGAGCGTATCTTGATCCATGGCACTTCCCGAAAACATACGTTCTTCATGGGTTATGTTGCACCATCTACCGGTAAAAAATATCCGCCTATAATACCTTCATTATTTTCACCGGATAATTACAAATCTCATTGCACCGAATGTTTGGGAAGCGGATACGGTTATAAACCGGATCTTTTAAAAAACGACTCGCTCACAATCAGACAGATACTAAAATATTTCAGTCCTTTCTTTCCCGAGATTCTCATGCAAGAAACTTTTCAAGGAATTTCTATAGATAAACCCCTCAATCAATTGAGTGATAAACATCTCAACTACTTTTTATACGGAAACGGACCCTCTCTCTCATACGATAATCAAAAACTTGACTGGAAAGGATTTTCTTATTCCTTAAGCGTGCTGGCTAACCGTTCTCCCGCAACTATACGTAAGGAATTACGATCCATCATGAGTAAAACAATTTGCAATTTCTGTGATGGTAGTGGGTTGAATCCTTTTGTCCGAAATATTCGCGTGTTTCAAAAAACAATTATCGAACTTATGAATATGTCGGTAGATGAACTCCGATTATTTATTACCGAAAATATCTCCGATTCGAATGATGTCGATTCCGACTTAAAACGGGAACTGGAAGACATTGAACGCCAGCTGTCAAAACGCTTGAATATTATTCAAAGTTTCGGAATGGGTTATTTACAACCGAAACGGCATGTAAAAACCTTAAGTGACGGTGAGTCGTATAAATTGCGTTTCGGAAACAAAATAATCAATAATCTGACCGGTATTATTTATCTCATGGAAGATCCTTTATCCTATTTTCACCCTGAGGAACAAAAAGTTTTATTCGATGTCCTGGAAGATCTAAAAAACAAAAACAATACGATTATCATTTCCGGAAACAACAAGCAACTTCTCCTTCAAGCAGATAATAAACTTTGCTTCGGACCGGAAGGAGGCGCCAACGGAGGGTACCTAATGCCCTCTATAAGTTCGATAAAAAACAAGATAATCCGAACGTCCTCTTTCGAACGATCGCAAGGTAAGGTTCAAAACCTTATTCTTCAAAATTTTACGAAAAACAATTTAAAAAACATCTCCCTCTCCGTTCCTTTACAATCTTTGGTCAGCATCAGCGGAATATCAGGTTCCGGAAAATCCACACTTGTATTCGAAGGCATACGACCTCAAGCAGAAGTTATTAAAGACATGGAACTTTTTGAAGAAATTGTTGAATTTCAACCTCAAAAACACATGATTTCTCAAAAATCCGATGTAGGAGCCTATTTGAGGCTTACACCAAAATTAAAAAAATTCTTTTCAATGCTTCCCAATGCTAAAAGACTTTGCCTCTCCGAGGATTATTTCAATCCTCGGTCGAAGGAAGGACAATGTTCCGTTTGTCAAGGCAAGGGTTATCAAACATTCGATATTGAAGGTATTGTCTCCTCACGTTCCATATGCCGGGAGTGCGACGGATTTGGGCTCAATCCAATCATTCAAGAAGTTCGTTATAAAAACAGACACTTCGGAGAAATGCTAACAACTTCTTTAGAGATAATCGGTAAATTACTGTCTTTCGACTCCGAATTTAGAGAACTTTTCAAGTTAATATCACTATTCCGTTTAAACGATTTATACCTGGGAAAAAATCTTTGCGAACTTTCCTTCGGAGAATACAGAAAATTACAAATCGTTCAATTTCTCAATAAATATCACGGAAAGCAATGCCTATATTTATTAGACGGAATTTCATCAGAACTGGATGAAAAAGACGTTTTCATTTTAACGGCAACTCTACGAAATCTGGTGTCCAAAGGTAATTCCGTTATTTTTATCGATAATAACCCAGATATGATAAAAGCTTCCCACTTTTTAGTAGAACTCGGTTTCAAAACGAAAAAACAGACAGGGGTTTTACTTTATTCCGGAGAGACGGATAAAATTTTCGAACAAAATGAATCCGTTATTAAAAAATATCTCTAA